The window gaaatgagagatcataaatttataaatataattaaaaatttaatgtttttatactctaatttatacatttattttttaaaatttaaaaactttaGAATCATAACTATATTTGACCGCTTCTTCACATGCACTGTTGCACATATTAAAAACGTATTAAGTAAAGTATGAGAGAtatcaaaagaagaaaaagtatCAGATATCGATAAGATAAGACTATTATATTCCCAGAATTTGCATCTATTCCCAACCCTATCTTTTGATTTAATGGAACCATTTTTGACATTTTTGTTTATGTCCAGAGTCCTAAAAATCATTCTCAGTGTTACACCAAAGATCAACTTTACACACATATACTAAATAAAGTGTAGTAtgaactttaaaattatttaagcAATTGGTCCTGATATTTTTAGGATTTGATATATTCAGGGGTAAAtgatcaattttatttttgatcaaTTTAAAAACTGaatgatctatatatatattaaccatttaaattttggaagcGAAGGAAAAGTTTCATGTTGGCATAGGATCGATCAATTGTGAACAACGAAACATAGTTCTTCTTAATGAAACTCACTATTTAAATatggaaaaaatctaacaaatctgAAACTGAAATTAGTTAGTTGAACTTCGTATAATTTGCTTagaatttgatattttatgtaACATTTTCTAGAAGTGTGTACGATATATTTTATACACACATTATTACTTTATTAGGCGTATAGAATATGCAAAGCTGTGTCACATTTCGCATGTGCATATGCATTTTTTGCTTTTAACATGtacactaggataagacccgcgccttgcgcagaattaagttattatttttattatattttggagaatgaaacaatagtttggcttcatttggattacaggtgttcaatccggatatcgggttggtttcggttcggttcggttttttcggtatttggttagtaaaatataactactattctaaatccatatttactttgactttagtctttcacatacttttgaaagatttcaactggacgactaaattgatcagccaatcttgttgctttaaatcattagtgtacatatatatatatatatatatatatatatatatatatatatatatatatatatatatatatatatatatatattatttagtttgaatatttattaaataaaaattcatatgcgttatattttatgatcatttgtaacttattataacaaaaaaataatctattgatcacaaaattttcagagtgggaatattcaaatttctaataatatatagacgttttaaaaaattcaaatataacatataagaaaaaataaaaatgtttttattatatatttaatgtgattttttaatatctttcaataatataaaattaaaaaaaaagaactaagataccaaaattgttctcaaatatttattattcataataattaattttcatatatacgttaatcatattaggtaatttcgtagcttctaattaaggaaagtgcaaaaaaaagtttggtagattatttatcaattcgatagttagtttaataaaaaatataatgtaagtcaagatggaccaacctatttttctaagaatagtatattttatatagtcatttattatatgagaatttttaatcatacagttctatgatcattcatatcattttataaatgaatatttaaatcatcgataacaaaattttcaatgtgaaatctttaataagtttataaattataaatgtttttgaaaattcattgaaagttttaatattaaaatatttatgtaatcttatggtatatagtataatctatatatatatatatatgttttattattaaatgatatttttttactcatatggttttaaaataatgtgtatattcttataatattaaataaaagttcatattaatacaattttatgatcatttgtaacttattatgacaaaaaaataatctattgatcacaaaattttcagagtggagatcttcaaatttctaataatttatagacgttttgaaaaattcaaaatataacatataagaaaaattttaaatgtttttattatatatttaatgtgatttttaaatatattttaataatataaaattaaaaaaagaactaagaaacaaaaattgttatcaaatatttattattcattataattaattttcacatatacgttaatcatattaggtaatttcgtagcttttatttaaggaaagtgcaaaacattttttggtacgttatttatcaattcgatagttagtttaataaaaagtgtaatataagttaagatggaccaacctatttttctaggaatagtatattttgtatagttatttattaaataggaatttataatcatacggttctatgatcgttcatatcgttttataacaaaatatttaaatcatcgataacaaaattttcaatctgaaatctttaataagtttataatttttaaatgttcttgaaaattcattgaaagttttaatattaaaatatttatgtaatcttatggtatatagtgtttaatatatatatatatatatatatttattttattattaaatgatattttttgctcatatggttttaaaatcatatgtatcttcttataataaaaatgttaaactattgatcattaatttttaacataataattttaatagttttagtcatttattgtcgtttttaaaaattcaaaatataacatatacgaaaaaaaactaaattttatttttatagctaatttgattgtttaatttattttaataatataaaattaaacaaaaagtgatggaggagatatacattgttatcaaatctttattattaaaatcattaattgtcatatatatattagtcctttatggtaattccgtaggttttatttaaggaaagaaaatatcatatcatatcattatatcatatagttttaccaacttatgtatctaacaacatataaaaatcgaatgtggacctacttatttttcaattgaatgtaattgactacctaattgagtgccacctatgcattggggcttcttttaattaatacaaaattgaggttacatcttttcaaatgttcctcaattaatatataagggatagaTAAGTTGTTATCAATGCAATCTATATTACATTATTAAACAATATAAGTAACTAATAATTTATTCAAAAGCATGCGAGGACAACGTCCTATATAAAAGCATGCGAACACAACGTCAGAAACATAAGAGATAACAAAATGGCAGTGTCAACACATCATGTGGTTCTCTTTCCTTACATGTCCAAGGGCCACACAATCCCTCTCCTCCAGTTCGCCCGTCTCCTCCTCCGTCACCGCCGTAAACAATCAACTATCTCCGTCACCGTCACAGTCTTCACCACTCCTAAGAACCAACCTTTCGTCTCCGACTTCCTCTCCGACACGCCGGTGATCAATGTCATCTCTCTCCCTTTCCCGGAAAATATCTCCGGCATCCCTTCCGGCGTCGAGAGCACCGACAAGCTCCCTTCCATGTCACTTTTTGTACCTTTCACGCGCGCCACAAAGCTTCTCCAACCTTTCTTTGAAGAATCACTAAAGAATCTTCCAGAAGTTTCCTTCATGGTCTCCGATGGATTCCTCTGGTGGACATCGGAATCTGCAGCTAAGTTCAAGATTCCAAGATTGGTCTTCTACGGCATGAACTCTTATGCCTCTGCCGTCTCCATCTCAGCGTTCAAACATAAACTCTTTACCGAACCGGACACTAAATCTGATACAGAACCGGTCACTGTACCGGACTTTCCATGGATACGGGTTAAGAAGTGCGAGCTCAACCTTGATAACCAATCTGGTCCAGCGGCCGAATTATTCATGGACCAAATCATGTCGATAACGACAAGTCATGGGTTTCTAGTAAATAGCTTCTACGAGCTTGAGACAACATTTGTGGATTACAACAACAACTCCGAAACACCAAAGTCGTGGTGTATTGGGCCATTGTGTTTGACTGATCCCCCTAAACCGAAGCGTGCTAAACCGGATTGGATTCATTGGTTGGACCAGAAAGGAGAGGAAGGACGTCCAGTCTTGTACGTGGCGTTTGGAACACAGGCAGAGATATCAAACAAGCAACTCAAGGAACTAGCTTTAGGCTTAGAAGATTCCAAGGTACGTACACATAACTATAGACCATGATGCAATCCAAATACTatagttacaaaatatatagaaacgGTTTTGATTGAAAGGAGGCTGGAGACATACACAcatgtattatgtatattaggCGTCAATACTTTAATTAAGTAGACGTAATACTTTTGTCAACTGAATTCCATGACTTTAATTTATAGTGTGGCTACAAGTTGGCCTTAAGTTTATAAAAGCAAGTCTCGATTGATACAATAAACATTGTATTATATGACGTGTTTTGATTGTACTAGGTAGTTTGTTTTTTGTGTGGATCACAATAGATGACGTGAGACATAAAATCtgtaaataaataattgatGCCGTGCAATGTCTACAAAATACAAGTTTGCCTATTAAACCATTAAAGTAGACTCGTAGGCCTTGCGTCGACCTAATTCCAAATCAGTAACATGCATCATGCGAATTTGTATATGAATGGGTGATGTGTATCGATATCAATACAAGCCAGTAAACTATACCATATCATATTTTATGTTGTTTAAATACTGACTATTCAAGTAAGGTTTTAAGTGTAAGATATGATTACATATGAAATATATGTTGAATAAGtactaatttattatttatttcatggCGTATGATTTTCAAGGTAAACTTTTTATGGGTCACAAGAAAAGACGTGGAAGAGATTATTGGAGAAGGATTCAAAGATAGAATAAGAGAGACTGGGATGATAGTGAGAGATTGGGTGGACCAGTGGGAGATTTTGTCACATGAAAGTGTCAAAGGTTTCTTGAGTCATTGTGGATGGAACTCAGCACTAGAGAGTATATGCGTTGGGATCCCGTTGTTGGCTTGGCCGATGATGGCCGAGCAACCACTGAATGCGAAGATGGTAGTGGAAGAGATAAAAGTTGGTGTAAGAGTTGAAACCCAATGTGGGAATGTGCAAGGACTCGTGAcaagcactacaagaaaacagcggtattctgacggacgttccgacggaaaatgaattcctcggaatataccgaggcatttccgaggcaattccgaggaaacacaaaattttgcttcctcggaattccgtcggaatattccgacggaattccgaggaaaattcatttcgtcggaatattccgacggaataccgaggaaactagtattcctcggaaaaaaccgatgaattccgaggaaatattatagacgttagagagccgttggagagccgttggggggattttaaaaattccgaggaaattccgacgaactagccgtttgcatcggaattccgtcggaatttcctcggaccgtcggcaggatttcaactataaatacaagcacccctcttcctcttcattcacaccatatcttcatcctccctctcactttctttacacacgaatttgattcataaaaaacatgtcttcttcaaattattttcgttcttggatcgatcgacctcatttggatccgaacacgagattgcttacggaagaataccaacaaggtataaccgaattcatggggttagttcaccgacaaccggaagcaaaaacaggtatgttaagatgtccttgctctaattgtaaaaataaaaaagttattaaagaatgggatgtttggactcatttatatttgagtgggtttacacgaagttacaaaatttggtatcatcatggagaaactgattatgaacttggtagtactagcgaacctcagccagcggttagattagaagatccaattagaacggatgtagattacggtgtaggtactgagcagatggtaaatgatcattttagaggggaagatttacccaatgccgaagctaagagattttatgatatgttggatgctggaaagcaaccattgtacgaaggttgcagagatggtcattcagctttatcatctgctacaagattgatgggcattaagacggattataatttggctgaagactgtgtggatgcgattgctgattatgtaaaaggtattctacccgaagataatgtagctcctggctcatactacgaggttcagaaactcgtagctggtcttggtttatcgtatcaggtaatagatgtatgcagagacaactgcatgatttattggagggcggatgaacagcgggtttcatgcaaattttgtgggaagcctcgttataaagatacgagtggaagagttccagtaccatataaaaggatgtggtatttgcctttgacggaaaggttgcagaggctgtatctgtctgaacgcacagcgcaaccaatgagatggcatgcggagcactcaacagatggtgagatcagacatccttcagatgcaaaagcgtggaagcatttccaatcaaagtatcccgactttgcgtatgagagaagaaatgtctaccttggattatgtactgatggtttcagcccgtttggcaagagtggaagacagtattctctatggccagtcattcttacaccatacaacctacccccaaacttgtgcttgcgacgagagtttttgtttctctcgattctcgttcccggaccagagcatcctaagagatcacttgatgtgtttcttcagccactaatatatgagttgcaacaactatggactcaaggtgctgaaacatacgatgtttcgtataaagaaaactttcaaatgcgggcagtactaatgtggacaataagtgattttccagcatatggtatgttatctggatggacaacgcatggaaggctatcatgtccatattgtcaagataacactgatgctttccaactaaaacacggaaggaaaacgtgttggtttgactgtcacaggagatttctaccaccagatcatccatatcgtagaagtaggatcttcttccccatttctctctttctctccgcgccgctgagcctctcctctcgcgatttccggcgactccaccgttctctctcgcgtttttccggcgaatctcccctaatcctcccccataatcatgtaagaaccctatcccactcttttaggttagatttgtatggtttttaagtagatttgatgattttggaatgagatttatagattttgttagggtgaatggtagatttgtgtaaaatcgagtttgattatgtatttcacttgatttgaattttttttttagagtttttattaattttgtggttataaaaatcgaatttgaaattatatatatatattgaaaacgttttttgtatataaaatctattttttgcattttaaattcatttatatatttattaaacatttttaaaatctataaaactttttttaagattaaaaatcatttatataatatttaaaaacattttttttgtattttatatgtaaaatataaatttctatatttattaaacatttttaatattatgaaaactatttttgtaattatttaacattttaaacatttttaaaactatttttcgtaattattatgtttttgggatttatttaaactatttttaaaatttttaaactattttttatttattaaaactttttttatttaaactgttttttttaattaaaattattagaactaatttttaaatatgttttttttttaatttacaggtctaatgatgatcagatccggcctcgccagcgtcgtagccggggtggtatggggagccagtctcggggttcttccagccatgttcaggattccgtttcgccccacagctcataccatacatctccctctccattactcgctcatgctgctcccgctcccgctgctgcacccgctcctggtcccgctgctgcacccggtcCTCTGGGAGTGATGAgggttgcggagttggttcgacagcccggtcgtgaccatcttccctatctcactgagtatccacatggacatggtcaaacatggtaatttaaacttttattttttaaactattttttatttaaactatttttttattaataatttttttttattaggttcaaccgatccgggaatgggatcagcgcatggatcaaccgtatgatgtactcggccctcgacagcggacatccgactttcactcacttccctgtcgagaagcagcatatgtggtttcagcagtttgcggtaagtattctaatttttaaattatattttttatattattaaaactattttttgtaattattaaactattttctatatttattagacattttaaatattattaaaacttatttttgtaattattaaactaatttctatatttattagacattttaaatattattaaaacttattttggtaattattaaattatttttttaattattaaactattttttatttattaaaacgacgatttttgtaattattaaactattatatttttgtgtttaaaaactatttttaaactatttcagcaagaattcaactggaatgccgatgatacgctctctatctatcaccattttgtccataaagttatggacaactatgggaagcagatgtacgagtggaagaagaagtgggaagtaaacaaggtagtttttaatttattaacaatttttaatttattacactatttttaaaattattaaacttttttttttaaattaaaaggtcccaaagtcgatgaacgacacggtctggaaggagttgtgtgcgcattgggataaagaagagacgaaagaaacttcttccaccaactccaacaaccgcaggagcgaccgtaaaggaaagggcatctacaagcataacttgggtgctcaatctattgccactctggcggatcgcatggtaagctcaaccgctttttcttcaattatttaagtttcagaattttatttttttgcattttcaaatttctaatgtttgtctaatttattttttttcaaggcggaagaaaatgaaggccacccagttgatgatctcgcccttatgaaaagggcgtataccaacaagaagaccggccagattgatgatggtcttgtgagggacgtggtcgacctggtccaaactcaggtgtatgacgaagtgtctcagcttcaaaccgatgatgacgattcgacggcctcgaccaacttgtctcgggttcgaatcaacgaaatcgttgaatcggtaagtttttttttttttaaagttcaatttaattatttcttgatttttattttatcatcaatttaaattatctaaacttggttatttatatttcagtcggttccaaagaaaaagggacgtttggtcggtttgggtcgtcgctcccggtcggctgctccttcttctgcaccacatgcgtatgttgatccagaagttcttacggctcagctgaaggacaaggatgatcggatatctgcgttggagactcagatggcagctcaacaggtgggctatgagacccagaagaggctgaacgagcagatgatggagatgatgaagaggatgtacccgaacgagacgttcccgaacattcaagacccgtagtttttttttttccaaaaactctgaatgttttatttaaatttgaatattatctactatgttttattttatgttttattcaattttaattttaaattttaaaaattttaatttttaaaaataaaattaattttaaaaaaaaataaatttttaaaaaaaataaattttttcaaaattccgagggaatggagttcctcggaaaattccgaggaactttctcccCTCggcaaattccgacgaactttaagttcctcggaattttctgagggaaaaagttcctcggaattttccgagaaactccactccctcggaaatttccgagggagAGGAGTTTCTCGGAAAAGTCCGAGGAACAAATGttcctcggtattttccgataaacattccgaggaatatttcgtcgaaacttccgaggattgggccatcggaattccctcggtattttccgaggaaccttccgacgaacttcGTGTCCTCGGAGtatcctcggaattttgtttcctcggaattccgtcggaaaattccgacggaattccgaggaattatgaatttccgaggagttatttccgaggacttttttcgtcggtatgtcctcggaatagcgttattccgacgacataccgacgattttttccctcagtatcccgatgttttcttgtagtgaagaGAGGAACTAAGTCGAAAGGTATCTAGATGATGATTACATAAATggttattttgattttattttattcatagaTCTAACAAATTACaacatatattattaatcattaatcactatatatatatatatatatcttatgtttttatgtaactatttttattttacaggtTGAAGAACTAATGGAAGGAGAAACGGGGAAAACATCAAGAAAGAATGTAAAAGACTACTCAAAAATGGCTAAAGCAGCACTTATCCAAGAGACTGGTTCATCTTGGAAGAATTTAGATTTGCTTTTTGAAAAGTTGTGTAAGAGTGGAGAGACAAACGAGGCTAATAACTAGTAAGTATGAAGACTGAGGACTGGTTAACTTAACCAGGTTTAGACCGGTTGGTATAATCAAATCAAtatatccaatatatatataagttttgttttggtttactTGAAAATTCAATCAGTATCAACTAAACCGGTGGAGAAAACAATAAACCCTAACCTTAGGAATAGTTAAATTTTCATTTGATTCATGAtcatacataaataaaaaactaagaaatatagttttttttttgtcgaagatttatttaaatattacaattatgagaaagattacaaagACGATTCGAttaccgacaatactacctgccttatgaggatCTACGCCT of the Brassica rapa cultivar Chiifu-401-42 chromosome A03, CAAS_Brap_v3.01, whole genome shotgun sequence genome contains:
- the LOC103860490 gene encoding UDP-glycosyltransferase 90A1 isoform X2, whose protein sequence is MAVSTHHVVLFPYMSKGHTIPLLQFARLLLRHRRKQSTISVTVTVFTTPKNQPFVSDFLSDTPVINVISLPFPENISGIPSGVESTDKLPSMSLFVPFTRATKLLQPFFEESLKNLPEVSFMVSDGFLWWTSESAAKFKIPRLVFYGMNSYASAVSISAFKHKLFTEPDTKSDTEPVTVPDFPWIRVKKCELNLDNQSGPAAELFMDQIMSITTSHGFLVNSFYELETTFVDYNNNSETPKSWCIGPLCLTDPPKPKRAKPDWIHWLDQKGEEGRPVLYVAFGTQAEISNKQLKELALGLEDSKVNFLWVTRKDVEEIIGEGFKDRIRETGMIVRDWVDQWEILSHESVKGFLSHCGWNSALESICVGIPLLAWPMMAEQPLNAKMVVEEIKVGVRVETQCGNVQGLVTREELSRKVEELMEGETGKTSRKNVKDYSKMAKAALIQETGSSWKNLDLLFEKLCKSGETNEANN
- the LOC103860490 gene encoding UDP-glycosyltransferase 90A1 isoform X1, which encodes MAVSTHHVVLFPYMSKGHTIPLLQFARLLLRHRRKQSTISVTVTVFTTPKNQPFVSDFLSDTPVINVISLPFPENISGIPSGVESTDKLPSMSLFVPFTRATKLLQPFFEESLKNLPEVSFMVSDGFLWWTSESAAKFKIPRLVFYGMNSYASAVSISAFKHKLFTEPDTKSDTEPVTVPDFPWIRVKKCELNLDNQSGPAAELFMDQIMSITTSHGFLVNSFYELETTFVDYNNNSETPKSWCIGPLCLTDPPKPKRAKPDWIHWLDQKGEEGRPVLYVAFGTQAEISNKQLKELALGLEDSKVNFLWVTRKDVEEIIGEGFKDRIRETGMIVRDWVDQWEILSHESVKGFLSHCGWNSALESICVGIPLLAWPMMAEQPLNAKMVVEEIKVGVRVETQCGNVQGLVTREELSRKVEELMEGETGKTSRKNVKDYSKMAKAALIQETGSSWKNLDLLFEKLCKSGETNEANN